DNA sequence from the Candidatus Izemoplasmatales bacterium genome:
GATCAAGGAGACGATGTTCCGCTTCACCCGCGCGGCCGCCCGGAAGGCGGCGTCGCCGGCCCTCGAGGCGATGGCCATGGATCACCGCTCCGACGAATTCTCCGCCGGCGGCGTGATCGTCGGGATCCTCGGCGCGATGCTCGGCCTTACCGTGCTCGAACCGGTCGCGTCGCTCGTGATCTGCCTTCTGATCATCCGCACCGCCTTTCTCGTCATCAAGACCGGCTTCAGCCAGGTTGTCGACCAGGCGGCCGGCCCGGAGACGGTCTCCCGCCTCGAAGCGATCGTGAACGCCCATCCGGGTGTCGTGGGCATCGACGAGATGAAGACGCGCATGTTCGGTCTCAAGCTCTACGTCGATCTCGAGATCCGCGTCAGGAACGATCTGTCGGTCGGCGAAGCGCATGCGATCGCCGAGGGAATCCACGATCGGATCGAGGCGGAATTGCCCGACGTGAAGCACATCATGGTCCATGTCAATCCGGAAAAACTGACGTCAAAATGAAACAACCGAGAAATGTGTAAACAATTACACATTTCTTTTTAATTTATTCGATCTTTTTAGGAAAAGTCGAGGAAACACTGTTGA
Encoded proteins:
- a CDS encoding cation diffusion facilitator family transporter — translated: MSDPQAEKRIIKKTTVLTTILNAFLAIIKIVAGVYGRSTALISDAVNSIGDVATAIAAAIAAVFARKAQDDDHPYGHEKYESMASVFLGVALIVTALEIGKAAIGSIYAFLFVPGTTIAAPSAVALIAAAATIVIKETMFRFTRAAARKAASPALEAMAMDHRSDEFSAGGVIVGILGAMLGLTVLEPVASLVICLLIIRTAFLVIKTGFSQVVDQAAGPETVSRLEAIVNAHPGVVGIDEMKTRMFGLKLYVDLEIRVRNDLSVGEAHAIAEGIHDRIEAELPDVKHIMVHVNPEKLTSK